From Clarias gariepinus isolate MV-2021 ecotype Netherlands chromosome 2, CGAR_prim_01v2, whole genome shotgun sequence, one genomic window encodes:
- the ccdc33 gene encoding coiled-coil domain-containing protein 33 has translation MLKATERRQRDGFDLPSYDALSKILPEYQHFFRTPDAPQQSKGEPKEQKKSKRALELNQTFEIYSPCERLPVPIVQGDDLRTAEITEHNTKELEKYRSAMCKMAEDILALRSQVASLEEQNSHLRSELSMNQDLGHTLLNDTDIDVMTKAEIADRIVSLKCNLASESRKVADQRDKIQQLQNELIRKNDKEKELVHLQQTHQQQQAVLQRYQGQIKKLSNLETTVRQQEKVIERMEKVLMTKLADRNKENAERRKVLKAKDSDKRKTREIESMLTAENSRLREELERLRQQPQPIIIQQPAQQPFGDIEKLRLLEQLERAEASIRTLDKQLEQNAKQWGKEKQDLLTRLSEYNHGFAQTSTDQYTTLTKRLSM, from the exons ATGTTGAAGGCCACAGAGAGG CGTCAGAGGGATGGATTTGATTTACCCTCATATGATGCCCTTTCAAAGATCCTTCCAGAATATCAGCATTTCTTCAGGACACCTGATGCTCCTCAACAGAGCAAAGGAGAGCCAAAGGAACAGAAGAAATCCAAGAGGGCCTTAGAGCTCAACCAAACATTCGAAATCTATTCCCCATGTGAGAG ACTTCCAGTGCCAATTGTTCAGGGTGATGATCTACGTACTGCAGAGATTACTGAACACAATACAAAA GAACTGGAGAAATATCGTTCCGCCATGTGTAAAATGGCAGAGGACATCCTCGCTCTACGCTCTCAGGTGGCCAGTCTAGAGGAGCAGAACAGCCATCTTCGTAGTGAGCTTTCCATGAACCAAGACCTAGGGCACACGCTGCTCAATGACACTGACATTGACGTCATGACCAAGGCTGAAATTGCAGACAGAATAG tTTCTCTAAAGTGCAATCTAGCTAGTGAGAGTCGTAAGGTTGCAGATCAGAGGGATAAGATCCAGCAGCTTCAGAATGAGCTAATCAGG AAGAATGACAAAGAGAAGGAACTGGTGCATTTACAGCAAACACACCAGCAACAACAGGCTGTGCTGCAGCGCTACCAAGGACAGATAAAGAAGCTCTCAAATCTGGAGACTACAGTACGCCAACAGGAGAAG GTTATTGAAAGGATGGAGAAGGTACTGATGACAAAGCTGGcagacagaaataaagaaaatgcagaGAGGAGGAAGGTTTTAAAAGCAAAAG ATTCAGATAAAAGGAAAACAAGAGAGATTGAGTCCATGCTGACCGCAGAAAACTCTCGCCTCAGAGAAGAGCTTGAAAGACTTCGCCAACAGCCACAGCCTATTATCATACAACAACCTGCACAG CAGCCTTTTGGAGACATTGAGAAGCTCAGACTGTTAGAACAGCTAGAGAGGGCAGAGGCTTCCATCCGTACATTAGACAAACAG CTGGAGCAAAATGCCAAGCAGtgggggaaagaaaaacaagactTGTTGACCAGACTCAGTGAATACAATCATGGATTTGCTCAGACATCCACTGATCAGTACACAACCTTGACCAAACGTCTGTCCATGTGA